TTTACAAAGAGTCTTTACAGCCAGAATCTCAGTACCTGCACAATAAACTCTTTACACAGTTGAATGAATTTTTGGCATGATTAGCACACCATACATTTGTCAATGACATCCCTGAGGCTACTTGGCGTCCACATAGTTGGTTCAGTAGCTTCGTGGACGGGCTGAAACTGATGTTGCTCGGGCctaatattaaaatacaataactaCATTTAACACATTCCAGTTCAATTTGGAATCCGGACTTCCAGCTGCTTCGTAGCATGATTTTGATTTGCAGTGTTCACGTCTGAAAGTGTTCACGTCTGAAAGTGTTCACGTCGCTTCACCACCGGTGCCTTAGTATATCACGTCATCttccccagccccccccccccccccccagaataaTTTCACACAGCATCATAATCTCAAACGTACACCACTGCACCAAGAGGAAACGGGAGGTTTGGTTTTATTAATTGCCCCCCAATctgaaaaaacaatataaaccaAGAATCTAACGAGGCCTGTAAAAGAGGTGaacaaaatatgacaataaataAGGTCTTAACTGAACAAACATACAAGGGAACATTTACACTCGTTTGGCCAAACCACATAACACAAGAAGACAAGATGGGGGCTTACTCAACgagggaaaaaacaagcaaTCCTTTGGTTTGATAAGGAAATTTGACTCTATATTCTATAACTCCAAATTGGACTGCTATAATTTTGTTACACCATTTATCCACcattgcatttgttttattgcattctCATGTTTGAGTTACCATTCCTTATCCTACACACGTAGTGTTGTCACCGTCAGTGTGGAAGTTTTCTGTGGTGTCGTCAATCTTGAAGCTTGGATGTCAGGCTAACtgcaggaaggagagggaaacTTGGTCATTTCCTAAAGTGAAGGCGTTGTGTTATCACTTACTCCTAGAAATctaaaaaaagagttaaaaacaacaaggaaGAAAAGTTGTTTCATATAGCTTCTGTGAACAGAGACGGATGGAAACCAACCTTCAGATTATGTTGGAACTGCACATGGACACAGTTTGTCTGGGGGGAGAAAACAAGTTTGTGTAGCTGAACACTTACTAATAGTgttaaatattttctgtgaattACATGCCTCGGAGGTATTTCGATAACGCtctgatgttttctgtcattaaaACATAACACAGTCGTTACAAATCTGAGCCACAAGcagacagttttgtttttttttcttcatgtaaCGTGTAATGAGAAGAGTTGTTTTCCTCTCACCTCTGCAGATGTAAAACACAACAGTTGCCAAGCCCAGGGCCACTCCCAAGAGAAACCAAAGAACATATCTGCACCTGCGTCCGTCTGCAACTATACAGAAGAGAGAACAACACTGTTGATATGAAAAGTTGACAGAATGACAAGTAATCTGTTGAATCTGTTGAACCGCAGCTTCTCTAAAGTTGAGGTAGGGAAACACAAATCCCCGTCTGGACTTCATATGGTTTTAGTCTGCAACGGCTTGGTCTGTCATGTTATTGTCACGACAGCAAATTGTTTTGTATAACATATTGCATCATGGTGCTGGAACCGATGCAATAAAGGACTTAACATGGCTTTATAGTCTGAGTTTGAGCACCTTTTTTTGGGGAAGTGTCTGCGTGTCACTATTTGATTTTTAGACCTTCACGAGTTCAGATCTTTTTGTGCTCGCGTGTTACACATCCCTAACAATGTGTTTGATCTGGCATAGATACAatgtaaaaaatttaattgtAAAGAATTTGATGTTCAGCTTTTGGCCGCTTTGGTCTTCCATAAAGTAAGATATCCTTGTTTAATCCCCATGCGGGAGACCCACATATTACAGCAGCCCACAGGcagaatgaaatggaataagAATAATATGAGTGGTAGTGCAATACACATATCAAGTGACAGATGTTGCAAGTCTGAGTAAAGAGCCAAGTACAAAATACCATGACAAACGTAATACCATTACTAATACTACAAGCGATAATGATATAATCCTGAAACAATAACAATGACAGTAATTGTAAGATACTGATCTTTAACACAGTCCAGTGCAGGAGAAGTGGGGGGATAGTGACACTCAGTGGGAGTTGGTTGCACGTATGTTGTGTGTGACCAGCCTCTGCCGTATATTCAAATTATACCTTGGTATGTCCTAGGTTGCCATGTTTTATGGCTACATGTTTTGTACCCCATAATTCAGAACGACATCATGGACATTGTGGCCTTACCATCACACCGTGGAGCGACGGCGCTCGAGGCCTTCTCCGTGGCCTTGCTGGAGGTGCAGGTGAACTTGACGCGGTTCCCTGTGCTGTTGACAAACGTGACGAGAACGCGCGGGTTTGTCTTCGCGTTCCTCGCGTCGAAGGCGGTGAGAGGTTCAACCTGCCAGGACAGGTCAACACTGTCATCTGTGGAAGAACAGCTCAGCACCATCAAGCAGCCCCCTTCCTCGGGCACGTTGAAAAGTGTCCTTATGGTCGGTTTCTGGAGGTGTTCTGCACGGGAATGAATGGTATTTATGAATTAATACATGGTTTTATGTCCTTGCCAAAATTTCACTGCGGACCAGTTCAGTAGCGAAATATTTGCAAAACGTGTTTGCCTGTCGTGGCCATTAGTccgggacctctcggttcattttcgatttccgagaggcgttaccaacggacgcagagcaaaatgcctccggatgCAATTGGACGGATTGgaacagactggagcagagaggagacgcccgtggtgatgattccacaatgtctgggAACCAGTGTTGCCGTCTTTGCGGCAGAGATACGACGATACCATgtgtcaaatgctcgttcgttTGGACAACGTTTAAAGGGAATCAATCGCATAGTCGCCGAGATCTTTGAGTCGAGACCGACTCCACGGACCGAGTGACTGACACACATTGACTTCCGTAGGGCCATGCTGCCAGCAGCAGGGATCTCCAATGCTAGCCACACTTACGTCTAACCGTGAGCCTGGTCTTTCCTGATTTGTGTGTACTTGTTTGGCTGAGGTCCACTCTGTACTCCCTGGCATCTTCTCTGTTCAAATTACGGATCGTCAAGTCCcctggagggagaggaagaagtcaGTGAAAAGGACACTCGACTCACTCGAGCTCAGATAACCTGTTTTCTCTCACCCGTGATGCTGTTAAGACCGAGTCGTCCTTTATACCGAGCGATGCGCTCGATGTTCTTCTTTCCATTGCGATAGGTGGCAATCCAggtggtgttggaaaatgttGACCACTCAATTTTGGAGAGATTCCATGATGGATCTGCTCCCGAGGGCAAGACAATGGTGTCCCCAAGGTACCCGATGACTTCCGCAAGGGGCTGAGCTCGTGccactgaaaacaaatattttgattaCAAAAATCAGCATCACCATATATGCAGTCTCCGAGATTTTGTGTGGTCATAAGAGGAGAAAGCCATTTTCCTTAAAGAGAGATGTGACAGGGGCATATAAATATTATAGTGTTTTCCCCCCCAGCTACGTGGACAGCAACTAACTAAACAACTTAATACCGTATTTCAAATTTGACGTAAGCCACAATTGATTTGCGACATGTAAATTTGCACCATCAACCAAACGCTTTGAATCTCCCACTTTGTTTCTGTGCACGACCGCCCGACTGGAGGCGGCGTTCCCACTCGAGAACCTCGGCCTTTTCCAGATTACTCCAACGCGATGAATTGGAGACGCCGGTCATGAAACCCTGAGGTCAGGGGGCCGAAGCTCGTTCGAATGGCCGCGCGGGGCACGTCGGCGTTCGTTTCAGGCTCTCACCATCTCCACTCAGCAGTGGAGATGGTGAGAGCATGGAGGTATTGCAGCCGAAGCCCATAGGTGGTGCGAGACAAGACCATGATTTAACGCTCAAGACGCCGAGGGTGGAAGTTAATTTATGCGCTGCACTGGGTGTGAGCGGGCTTCGGGGCACGGCAGTTTCTGTCTCTGGTATGCACACTTCCTGTTACTGTTTTACCGTTGTAGGACAAATGTTACAGTTCCCTTCCAGCCGGTActacacatttaaataaaacgtCAGTGACATAGAAAAACCGAGTGATAAATAAAAGCTGGGTAGACGTATATTTGTAAGTCTCTTCATCTTTTGGTCTAAACCACACGAGTTCTGTGACTGGGTCGGTTCTGAATTGCAGTTTGAAACCTTTGACCAGTTTGGCCCTTCCTTTGGCAGTTTGGCCCTTCCTTTGGCAGTTTGGCCCATGAGCTGCTCCTGCGTTGTTACTTTTCAGAAAATGGCAAACAGAACTTACCTTGGAGGAGTAGGGTGAGGACGACTCCTAGTCTCATCGTCACTTAGGCACAATGGTAAAAGGGGAAGACGGAGCGATGACACGCGGAACTtctgggggggggtttcaatgTCGCCAGATACGTCACAAAGCACCAGACCAGCATTTCGATATGTTTGACATTACTGCGCTTGAACGACTACACTTGTGATAAGTAGAATAAATAATCATGcacttttgtttacttttttttttatacagaccTAGACTAGTTAGACTTCCACGTGTTCACGTCATAGTTGAAAATGAGCAGCAATGTTTGGCTTCCTGGGTTACCTGTGGGTTACTGCATGTAACTGTCGCTCTGCGAGTACTGGCTCCCGGCGGCAGGTTTGGCGTCGTCGTGGTGACTTCATGTGTTGTCGGTGGCTCTGGCTCGGTGCCTTTGAAGGTCGTCAGCCCATTGCTTTGAAGCGAACGTTTCTTGATTATGCTTTTCACGGCCTCACTTCTGTATTAAATGAGTTTGTTTCGCACGTTTATTGGcgcctgcaaacacaaaaggtCGTTTTTGCACAAACTCCCCACAGATCAGTGTCATTGGTCGCGCATGACTCGACAAACCGATTAGATTAATACTGAGAGGCTTCACATTGCCTACTCCCACACTTAactctcatttcctgtctttgtgacaaacaaaaaaaacagaactcgTGACTGTGATCATTGATGGAATATCCTTTACAGAGTCCTGAACAGCAAACAACAATGAGACGAGTGTTGAGAGCCTGGTTTCGTGACAACAGGGGCCCCTGTCGACCCCCCAAGTACATGACACGCGTACTGTCATCATTTCTTCAGTAACCAGCTCCTCAACAGAAAATCAATCTGCCACTATTTTGATGCCGAATATATGACAGTGACCGCATAGATCCTTGAACATGATtgtctggaagaaaaaaagagaagaggtgtgataattgaaatgatttattagtcattaaaaacacacaacacaataaacTTTTGACATCCCGGATCTGCTTCCCAGTCCGTACCCAAGTGTAATACAGTCGGCTCTGGCTGTTGACCAACATGAACGTGAGGCTGCGAGAAGTTTGCCAATGGCCTCAAAGAGAGTGAGCACAAGTGACAAGTTTGATAACGGGCAcacgcataaaaaaaaatatcagacagtAATCCAGGTGAAAAAGAAGCACACTGGCAGTACCTGGCCGTCATGTGCCGGAGCTTATGCAGAGGTGAAAAACTTCCAGTGTAACTGAATATTAgtgcacaaacaaatgaacaacaacacGTACGTTGGGAGGAAATCCAAGACAATAAAAGCGATTCACTAAAACGGGGGAAATCAACGCGGCAGAAGTCCATCGAGTGTTTATTCCTTCCTACTTCGTCTCACAAGTAGGAAGAATGCGTGGCCGCTATTCAGCAAGCCGCTCGTCGGAAtcagaaaaggaagaggaagtggtcCATGGGCGGCGTTGTCGCTCTCCACTCGATTCGGACCGTGAACGAGAAGAtcaggtaaaaacaaaagaaagaaagagaagtaaGGTCGGCTGCGTTAAATGAAGAGGGCAGCTACACGCTGTTCTTACAGAGGTGGAAGACTTTTAATGTTCACCACAAGTCGTAGATGTCCAAATCCTCTGAAATCAGTCTTACATGAATTTAAAGTGTGGCTACAATCCAATGTATAGAGTCGAAATAACGCATTAATCCAAAATGTGTAATGTCCCATGACTGAAGAACAGACTCGCTTGGTGTGATCGGAAGCGGACGCAGCCTAAAGTGCATTATCACAAGTTGACAGTCAGCACTGTGGGAGATgtgtcatgttttaaaaaaaatctttcctaGAAACAAGGTCAGCGTTGTGGCACTTCTGTCGCCGCGCCTCTTCTTTTCTGTAAGTTCATATTTCAGACGCGACACATTAATCaccagatagaaaaaaaaccccaaaatgttgttttgtgtgcagCGAGAGTCCCTCTCCGCCGCCACTACACCGAGGTTTCCGACTGCAGCTTCATGACAAACTTGTGACTCTTGGGGTCGACGAACTCCTCGCCCAGGCTCAGGAAGGGAAGCGGCGTCGCCGTGACGACCAGGGAGAAGTCTGGCCGTTTCAGGGTGAAGACCTGGCCCCGGCGCAGCGCGGCCGTCACGGGCTCCTCGCTCACCAGCGTCCACTGGCGCCCCCTACTGCCGTCCAGGTATTGGAGGGTGGGACCGGGGCTGAGGTAGCGCTCGAGGAAGGCCTGCGGGGGACGGAGACACGGCGACATGTGAGCATTTCACGAGGAAAGGCGGG
This region of Scophthalmus maximus strain ysfricsl-2021 chromosome 12, ASM2237912v1, whole genome shotgun sequence genomic DNA includes:
- the si:cabz01074946.1 gene encoding uncharacterized protein si:cabz01074946.1 isoform X2 codes for the protein MRLGVVLTLLLQVARAQPLAEVIGYLGDTIVLPSGADPSWNLSKIEWSTFSNTTWIATYRNGKKNIERIARYKGRLGLNSITGDLTIRNLNREDAREYRVDLSQTSTHKSGKTRLTVRQHLQKPTIRTLFNVPEEGGCLMVLSCSSTDDSVDLSWQVEPLTAFDARNAKTNPRVLVTFVNSTGNRVKFTCTSSKATEKASSAVAPRCDVADGRRCRYVLWFLLGVALGLATVVFYICRDKLCPCAVPT
- the si:cabz01074946.1 gene encoding uncharacterized protein si:cabz01074946.1 isoform X3, whose product is MRLGVVLTLLLQVARAQPLAEVIGYLGDTIVLPSGADPSWNLSKIEWSTFSNTTWIATYRNGKKNIERIARYKGRLGLNSITEHLQKPTIRTLFNVPEEGGCLMVLSCSSTDDSVDLSWQVEPLTAFDARNAKTNPRVLVTFVNSTGNRVKFTCTSSKATEKASSAVAPRCDVADGRRCRYVLWFLLGVALGLATVVFYICRENIRALSKYLRGM
- the si:cabz01074946.1 gene encoding uncharacterized protein si:cabz01074946.1 isoform X1; this encodes MRLGVVLTLLLQVARAQPLAEVIGYLGDTIVLPSGADPSWNLSKIEWSTFSNTTWIATYRNGKKNIERIARYKGRLGLNSITGDLTIRNLNREDAREYRVDLSQTSTHKSGKTRLTVRQHLQKPTIRTLFNVPEEGGCLMVLSCSSTDDSVDLSWQVEPLTAFDARNAKTNPRVLVTFVNSTGNRVKFTCTSSKATEKASSAVAPRCDVADGRRCRYVLWFLLGVALGLATVVFYICRENIRALSKYLRGM